A part of Rattus rattus isolate New Zealand chromosome 4, Rrattus_CSIRO_v1, whole genome shotgun sequence genomic DNA contains:
- the Ccdc54 gene encoding coiled-coil domain-containing protein 54: MYRFHTKRVRVAAGQVWTSNLHKIRRSLKNVYQKCKSRHSYSTSYPTMASYDCDQDTLSLNEEMTLTFMLQDIKTGQMELLSQMTDIVSAISNIQDKVNHYQNQMEALETRINISEDRQATSNKDILSMKEDINTLKKKMTDLENQNSYSSVHCLEVLEGEKGKEIAQLLQKLLQPETTKDTATSSDTVISSAEPEGVPSYPEPTDELKKNTMSSQPIVTLKKTNSLQNASMGCKHVRPNIYIYPDFSTWIKLTFVHGGSWRFFLNATKLEEFIQWLLSRPMILPEEPQIIPQRDYAFTGPIERLATVCLSLFNYVYCLFGSSKEEITRL; this comes from the coding sequence ATGTATAGATTTCACACCAAAAGAGTAAGAGTTGCCGCTGGGCAGGTGTGGACTTCAAATCTCCACAAGATCAGACGATCGCTTAAAAATGTTTACCAGAAATGTAAGTCCCGACACTCATATTCAACCAGCTACCCAACAATGGCTTCTTACGATTGTGACCAAGATACTCTCAGtttgaatgaagaaatgactCTAACATTTATGCTCCAAGACATTAAAACGGGACAAATGGAACTCCTCAGCCAAATGACTGACATTGTCAGTGCGATATCAAATATCCAGGACAAGGTCAACCATTATCAGAATCAGATGGAAGCCCTAGAAACCAGAATAAACATCAGCGAAGACAGACAAGCTACAAGCAACAAAGACATCCTCTCCATGAAAGAAGATATCAACACTCTAAAGAAGAAGATGACAGACCTGGAAAACCAGAATTCTTACTCCAGCGTACACTGTCTAGAGGtcttggagggagaaaaaggtaaagaaattGCACAGCTCCTCCAAAAGCTCTTACAACCTGAAACCACGAAGGATACGGCCACCTCTTCAGACACTGTCATCTCTTCAGCAGAGCCAGAGGGAGTGCCCAGTTACCCAGAGCCCACTGATGAGCTTAAGAAAAACACAATGTCATCTCAGCCTATAGTAACGCTGAAGAAAACGAATAGCCTCCAAAATGCATCAATGGGTTGCAAACACGTAAggccaaatatttatatttacccTGACTTCAGTACATGGATCAAGCTCACTTTTGTACATGGAGGAAGTTGGAGATTTTTCCTCAATGCCACCAAGTTAGAGGAATTCATCCAGTGGCTTCTGTCTAGGCCAATGATCCTTCCTGAGGAACCACAAATCATACCCCAGAGAGACTATGCCTTCACCGGACCCATTGAGAGGTTGGCCACAGTTTGCCTCTCTCTTTTCAACTATGTTTATTGCCTTTTCGGTTCCTCAAAAGAGGAAATAACTCGACTTTAG